From Polaribacter haliotis:
GCAACTTCTCCCATAAGAGTTTCATCTTCAGCAGTAATTACAGGCTTAGGACATCCATTGTTAGATGCTGGACCTGCAACAGAAGGACATTTATCATCTTTATCTAAAACACCATCACCATCAGTATCTGGCCAAGGACAACCTCCATTAGACATAGGACCTGCTACGTTAGGACATTTATCGTTTTTGTTGATTACTCCATCTCCGTCAGAATCTGGACAACCTTTATTTGCTTTAGTTCCTTTATCATTAGGACACATATCATCTTTATCAGCAACTCCATCTCCGTCAGAATCAGGACAACCGTTCATTGCAGCTAAACCAGCAACGTTAGGACAAGCATCATCAGAATCTTTGATTCCATCGCCATCAGCATCAGGACAACCGTTAAATTCTTTTAAACCTGCAACTTCTGGACAAGCATCGTCTTTGTCATATACTCCATCTCCATCTGTATCTTTCCCTCCAAATTTAATCACTAGACCTAAAGTCGTTTGATAGTGAGCTCTTACTTTATCAGCAAAACCTTTCTTTGTACCAGTTTGGAAGTTTAAGCCTAAGTTATCACTAAACCAAGTATTAAAACCTAAACCAGCATTTAACATACCTTCTCCACTTGAATCTACAGAAGTATAACCTCCTCCTAAATATACATAAGGATCGAACCAACCAGTATCTCCAACTAAATTGTTAACATCGTACTTAACAATTGCATCTAATCCCCAATAAAGGAAATCTGAATCGTTTTCTGTCACTACTGTTTCAATTTTATTTAAAGAACCAGCTAATTGTAAAGAAAAACCTTTCTCTAAATACTTATCTACAGAAATTCTAGAAATAGAAGGTAATACATTCCAATCTTTGTTTCCTAATAAATCTTTAATCTGGTCTGAAAAATCATCCCCATTATAAAAATCTACATTGTTTAATCCAAAACCTACAACCCAAGGATTGTTTTCATCTTGTGCATTTACGTTGCTAACTGTTACCAACGCAAATAGAGCTATCACAGCCAATTTTAATCGTTTCATTATCAAATTTTTAAATTAAAAGTTCGTTATTTTAATTGCAAAAGTAAGTTCTTAAAACTTATCTACAAAGACAAATCTACAAAATATTACTAAAATTGCAAGTTTTTTTTATTATTCTAAATAACACTAAGCTCTTTACCAACTTTTTTAAAAGCCGAAATCGCTTTATCTAAATGTTCTTGTGTATGTGCTGCAGATAACTGTACTCGTATTCTTGCTTTTTCTTTTGGAACTACTGGAAAGAAAAATCCAATTACATAAATACCTTCTTCTAATAACTTATTTGCCATTGTTTGAGATAATTGTGCATCATACAACATTACTGGTACAATTGCTGCATCTGCTCCAACCAAATCGAAACCTGCTTTTTCCATTTCTGTTCTAAAGTAATTCGTGTTCCATTCTAGCTTATCTCTTAAAGTGGTATCATTAGAAATTAAATCGAAAACTTTTAAAGAAGCTCCAACAATTGCTGGCGCTAATGAATTTGAAAATAAATATGGTCGAGAACGTTGTCGTAAAATCTCAATAATCTCTTTTTTCCCTGTGGTGTAACCACCCATTGCTCCTCCAAGCGCTTTTCCTAAAGTTCCTGTAACGATGTCTACTCTATCCATTACGTTTTTAAGCTCCACAGTTCCTCTTCCTGTTTTTCCGATAAAACCTGTTGCATGGCATTCATCAACCATTACTAAAGCATCGTATTTATCTGCTAAATCGCAAATCTCATCTAATTTAGCAACAATGCCATCCATGGAGAAAACACCATCTGTAACAATAATTTTAAAACGGTGATTTTGTTTATTTGCTTCAATTAACTGCTCTTCTAAAGAATGCATGTCGTTATTATTGTAACGATATCTGGCAGATTTACACAAACGAACTCCATCTATAATGGAAGCATGATTTAAACTATCGGAAATAATTGCATCTTCTTTTGTTAATAAAGGCTCAAAAACGCCTCCATTTGCATCGAATGCTGCTGCGTATAAAATAGTATCTTCTGTGGTGTAGAAATCTGCAATTTTTTGTTCTAACTTTTTATGGATATCTTGTGTACCACAAATAAAACGAACAGAAGACATTCCAAATCCGTGAGAATCTAAAGTGTCTTTTGCAGCTTGAATTACTTCTGGATTGTTAGACAAGCCCAAATAATTATTCGCACAAAAGTTTATAACTTCTTCTCCAGTGGATATTTTTATAACTGCATCTTGAGATGATGTTATAATCCTTTCAGATTTGTATAAACCCGCATCTTTTATTTCTTGAAGTTCTCTATTTAAAGTATTCTTAATTTTTCCGTACATTTTTTATTAATTTAAGAAATACAAAGTTACAAAGTTTATTTTCTTTGCTTATACTTCAACAACGTCAATTTCGTCGTTAATATATATGAGTAGTTTTTTATCTACTTTAAAATACATCGATTTTAAAACACTTTCGTAGTTTTTTAATTGTTGATGGTATTTTTCTGATGAAACACCTGTTTTATAATCTATAATTGTCACTTCATTATTCGAATTGAAAACCAAACGATCTGGAATTATAATTTGATTATCCGCAGTTACAATCTCTCGCTCATTGAAAACAGTAACTTCATCTGAATAATAAAAACTTAATTTTGGATGATTTATAACATTCACAACTTTTTCCTTTATAAGTTTTGTTTCATTTTCATCTAAAACTCCATGTTGTTCATATGAAGAAACAACTTCTTCAATTTGATGATTTGTTTTTATTTTCGAAAATATTTCGTGCAATAAATTTCCATAATCGATGGCTTCTCCTTGAAGAGTGCCCCATAATTTTGATGCACTCGCCAACAAAACAATATTATGTTCTTTCCAAGGTGTTGCTGTAAATTTTTGATGAATTTCTGCAACTGAACTATTTTCTTTCTTCTTACTAACTCTATTTTTATCTCCAAATGAATATTCTAACAACTCATCATTCCAGAGTGATTTCTCTTTTAAATAATTAATGAAGAATCCTGAATAAAATTTTAAATCCTCTTCTTTATTTTTACCCACCAATTTTTTATCCGTAATTATATGCAATTGCTCTACAGCTCTTGTTAACGCAACATATAATAAGTTGAAATTATCTAACTCTAACGCTTCTCTTTGTGAATTAAAAATCTCTAATCCTTTTGCATTTACATAACTTAAATCTCGGTTATAAGGCACCAATAATTCTTGAAAATTCGTATAACTTTCTGGCAGTTCGTCTAACCAAACTTTCGGGTTTATTTGATGATAAATATCTACATTACAAGGAAAAATAACGACTGGAAATTCCAAACCTTTCGATTTATGAATCGTCATTACCTGAACAGCATTTGCACTTTCTGGAGCAACAATACTTAATTTATCTTTTTTTAGTTCCCAAAAATCTAAGAAATCTTGCACATTTGTACCTTTTCTTTGCTGTTCTAAACCAACATCCAAGAAAAATTGCACATATGCATCAGATGACTTTACCAAACGAAATCCTCTTACAATTTCTTCAATTTTTTCGTAAAAAGGAAGCTGATGAAAGGTTGAAATCTCAAACGAAACTCCATATTTTTTTAAAGTTTGAAAAATGGTTGCATTTGCAGATTTCGCAAACGTTTTTAAGAATTGATGTTTTGGTTCATCTAATTGTAAATGTTCGTATAAAAAATACAACATTTCGAAACGTGATTCCTCATCATTTGGGTGTTGTAAAACCTGCAAAACATTTACAATAAAATTGACTTTTACATCATTTTGAAGTAATAATGTTTCTGAAGAAATAATGTTTATTCCTTTTTCTGATAAGTAATTCGCAACTGCAACTCCGTCTTTTTTTGTTCGTGTTAAAATGCAGATTTCATCTAAAGAAAAATCATTTTCGAGCTCTTTTATTTTATCAAAAACTTTCTTCGGATATTTTAATTTGTCATCTTCCTTGTCTTCTTCTTTTTCTAAAAATGAGAGTGATACAAATCCGCCTTTTTTAGGATTTTCTTTTTGTTGATTTCCTTCAAAAAACAACTTTTCATAAGCTTCATTTTGAAGAAATTTTGACGAATGTTGAAAAAACGAATTATTAAAATCGATAACTTCAGAAAAACTCCTAAAATTGGTTTCTAATTCTTTTATCTCTTTTTTAATTTGAAACGGATTTATTCCATTTTCAGTTTCTGAGCCCAAGTTGATAAACTGCTCCGCTTTTCCTCCACGCCATCTATAAATGGCTTGTTTTCCATCGCCAACCAACATTAAATTGCTGTTTTCTTGCGCCAAAGCATTGTCTATTAACGGAATTAAATTCTGCCATTGCAAAACAGACGTATCTTGCATTTCATCAATAAAATAATGCATAAAACGTTGCCCAATTCGCTCGTAAATAAATGGTGCAGGTTGGTCTTTTATATTGTCGGAAATTAATTGATTAAATTCTGCATTTAAACGAATATTATTTTCTTCTTTTATGGAATCTAATTCTGCATTTATATTATTTAAAACAGCTAACGGAATAATACTTTTTAACGCCAATTTATTCATTAAAAATTGCTGGTAAATTTCTTGAGATTCACGAAAGAAACCTATAATTTGTGGTACAATTGCATCTATAGAATTAGAAATTTCTGGTTTTGCAGTTTTTGTGTAATATTGATTATTTCCAATCGCTTTTTCAATGGTTTCACTTCTTTTTATATAATCAATATTTACTGATTTTTCACTTAAATCTATAAAAAATTTAGGTAAAGTTCCTCGCATAAAATCTTTAGTTTCTAAACCTGCAGAATTAATTAAGTTCATACAGTTTTGTCCTACTTCTTTTAAAGATTCTTTTAATTCTTTTTGATGTGTAAAAAGCTTCGATTTTAAATTCGTGAAATCATCTAATTTTTTATTGGCTAACTTTCTAAAGTGTTTGTTATCATCTTCATTTAAAAGAATTCTCGCAAAATCGTTTAGGTCTCTAGAAATATCCCAAGATTTATCATCATCTGTCTTATCGAGTGAATAATCTATGAGTAATTTTGTGAGTTTTTCGTCTGTTCCAATTTTTGAAATTAATAAATCTACAGCTTCATTTAATAAAGAAACAGCATCCATTTCTACTTCAAAATTAAGTGGTAAACCTAAATCATACGCAAAATTCTTAATTATTTTATGCGTAAAACTATCAATCGTAGTTATTGAAAAAGCCGAATAATTTTGCAGAATTGCATCTAAAATTTTCTTACTTCGTTCTTGAATCGTTTCTTTATCGACCGAAATTTCTTCAATAATTATTTTGAATAAATCGTTCTCTTTTCCTTCAGAAAATTCTTCTAAATTCTCTAAAACTCTTTCCTTCATTTCACCAGCTGCTTTGTTGGTAAATGTGATTGCTAATATTTTCTGAAAACGAAAAATATCTTCAGAATTTAGTAAGATTTTTAAGTATTCTTTTACGAGTGTAAAGGTTTTTCCACTTCCTGCTGAAGCGTTGTAAACTTGAAAAGTTGATGGTTGATGCACAGCTTATTTTTATTGCAAAATAATGTTTTTAGATGCAAGAGACAAGAATCAAGAGAAAAGAAAAGCAGGATTTCATTAAAGAAATCCTGCTTTTTAATATTTATGTGAACACATTGTGTTCTATCCTAAACCAACATCCAAACTCATCATTACAATAAAACCTCCAATAAAACCAAGTGTGGCAATATCTGTGTATTTATCTCTCTGGGTTTCTGGAATTACTTCTTCTACAACTACAAAAATCATTGCACCTGCTGCAAATGCCAAAGCGTAAGGTAAAATCGGAGTAAAAAACGAAACTGCTAATGCTCCTAAAACAGCAGCAACTGGTTCCACAACTGCAGATAATTGTCCATACCAAAAACTTTTTAATCTGCTAACTCCTTGCCTTCTTAATGGCATTGCCACTGCAAAACCTTCTGGAAAATTCTGAATTCCGATTCCAATTGCTAACGAAATTGCAGCAATAATCATCTCTGTCTGTTCTACTCCAACCAAAGTGGATGCTGCTCCAAACAAAACTCCAACTGCTAAACCTTCTGGGATATTATGTAGCGTAATTGCCAAAACTAATAATGTAGATCTATGTAATTCGGTTTTTACACCTTCAGCTTCACTTTCCTTAAAGTTGATATGTAAATGTGGCAAAATTTTATCCATTCCAAACAATGATAATGCTCCTAAACCAAAACCAATTGCAGCTGGTAAAACTTTTACAAAACCTTCTCCTGGAGAATTTTCTATTGCTGGTGCTAACAAACTCCAAAAACTTGCTGCAACCATTACACCTCCAGTAAAACCAAGCATTCCATCTAAAACTGCTCTATTTAATTTTTTAAAAAAGAAAACCAAAGCAGCTCCTGCAGCTGTTAAACCCCAAGTAAAAAGCGAGGCGTATAATGCTGCTAAAATCGGATGTTCTTTACCAAATTCAACTAATTGATCGAATGTACTCATGATTTTTTGATATATAAATTGTTTGCTATTTTGTTTGATATTGATAATTTTTTCCCTTCAACTAAAATGGATAAAGAATTATCAAACTCTTCTTTTTCTAAAATGGTTATTTGTTTTCCTAAAGTGATGCCTTTTTTATCTAAAAACTGTAAAAATTCTGATGAAGAATCATCTACACCCACACAAACTCCACTTTCGTTTTTAGATAAAGTTGATAATAAACTCTTCTCTATTGTTTTTAAATTCCCTTCTTCATCTGGAATTGGATCTCCATGAGGATCGTGTGTTGGAAAACCCAAAAAAGAATCTAATTGATTTATTAATTTCGATGATTTTATGTGCTCTAATTGTTCTGCAACTTCATGCACTTCGTCCCAAGAAAAATTTAATTTTTCCACCAAAAAAACCTCCCACAATCTATGCTTTCTAACAACATTAGCGCCAGTTTTCTTTCCTAATTTGGTTAAAGTTACTCCTTTATATTTCTTATAAACCACTACTTTTTTGTCAGATAATTTTTTAATCATATCTGTTACAGAAGAAGCTTTTGTTTGTAATTTTTCTGCAATTGCATTTGTACTAATTCCTTTATCAGTCTCTAACTGTAAATGATAAATTGCTTTTAAATAATTTTCTTCCGAAAGCGTAAACATTTGTACTTATTTAGTCTTGCAAATATAAACTTTTTATTATTATAAAAATATATTTTTAGTCTTGTCTAAAAATAATATTATATTTGTCGAAATATTTATTTAAAGTGATAAAAATATTCATTAAAATTAGTTATCTTTTTTTCTTCGGAATTATCTCTACTTACGCTCAAAACAATAGTGTTTCTGGTAAAGTAATTTCAAACGAAGAAGTTTTACCTTTTGTAAACATCTATTTAAAGAATACAAAATTAGGAACTGCAACTAACGAAAAAGGTTATTTTGAGTTGAAAAAAATTCCCAATGGAACCTATACAATTGTGGCAAGTTCTGTTGGTTTTAAATCGAAATCAGCAAGAATTATACTTTCTGGAAATGAAAAAATCACCAAAAACTTCAACTTAAACGAAAATAGTTCTTTGGAAGAAATTGTAATTTCCGGAACTTTAAAACCTGTTACAAAATCGAACAGTCCTGTTCCTGTTGAAGTTTACAGCAAAACATTTTTCAAGAAAAATCCTACAACTTCCATTTTTGAATCGATGCAAAATGTAAACGGAGTTCGACCACAATTAAATTGCAATGTTTGTAACACTGGCGATATTCATATTAATGGTTTAGAAGGCCCATATACGTTTGTTTTAATTGATGGAATGCCAATTGTAAGTGGGCTTTCCACAGTTTATGGTTTAACAGGAATTCCACAAGCATTAATAGAAAGAGTGGAAGTTGTAAAAGGGCCAGCATCTACTTTATATGGTTCTGAAGCTGTTGGAGGGATTATAAATATCATCACAAAAAAACCTTCAAACGCGCCAATTTTATCAACGGATATTTTAACGAGTTCTTGGGGAGAAGTGAATACTGATATTGGTTTACGATATAAAATCTCAGAAAAAACACAAGGTCTTTTAGGAATTAATTATTTTAATTATCAGAATAGAATTGATAATAATAAAGACGGATTTACAGATTTAACGCTTCAAAATAGAATTTCAATTTTTAACAAAGTAAATATTGAAAGAAAAAGCAACAAAATTTTCACTATTGCTGGACGTTTTGTTTATGAAGACAGATGGGGAGGAGAAATGGATTGGGAACGTAAATTTAGAGGAACTGATATAAAATATGGCGAAAGTATTTACACAAATAGATGGGAAACTTTTGGAACTTACGAATTACCAACTTCAGAAAATATTAATTTTCAATTTAGTGCAAATGGGCATTATCAAAATTCTTTTTATGGAACAGATGCTTACGATGCTGAACAAGTTATTGGTTTCGGACAATTTGTGTACAACAAACAAATTGCAGAAAAACATGATTTATTGTTAGGTTTGGCTTACAGATATACTTTTTATGATGATAACACTTTTGCCACTTTCGAAAATGATGGAATTACAAACAAGCCTTCTATAACACATTTACCAGGCGTTTTTATACAAGATGAAATTGCTCTGAATACTCAAAATAAATTATTATTAGGCGCAAGATGGGATTATAATAGTTTGCATGGAAGTATTTTTTCGCCAAGAATAAATTACAAATGGAACTCAAAAGACAAGTCAGATATTTTTAGAGCAAGTGTTGGTAATGGTTTTAGAGTTGCTAATGTTTTTACGGAAGATCATGCAGCTTTAACTGGTGCAAGAGAAGTGGAATTTGATGGTGAATTAGACCCAGAAACTTCTTGGAACGCAAACATAAATTATGTAAAAAAAATAAACACAGAAAACGCTTTTATTACTTTAGATGGAAGTGCTTTTTATACCTATTTCAACAATCGTATTTTACCTGATTACGAAACAGATCCTAACAAAATTATATATGCAAATTTAGAGGGATTTTCTGTTTCTAAAGGTATTTCTTTAAACACAGATATTACATTTACAAACGGTTTATCACTAAATGCAGGCGCCACTTTAATGGACGTTTCCATAACAGAAAATGGTATAAAAACAAGACAATTATTAACAGAAAGTTTTAGTGGAGTTTGGTCTATTTCCTATAAATTTAATTATAATTTTTCTATTGATTATACTGGAAATGTTTATGGTCCAATGAGACTTCCTTTAATAAGCAAAACAGATCCAAGAGATGCAAATTCGCCTTGGTTTAGTATTCAGAATATTCAATTGACAAAAAAATTCACGAACAGTTGGGAGTTGTATGGAGGCGTAAAAAATCTATTGAATTTTACACCAGCTTCAAATAGTATTGCTCGTTCTTTTGATCCTTTTGACAAAGACGTTGTTTTTGATGCAAATGGACAAGCAACTGCAACACCAAACAATCCAAACGCATTGACTTTTGATCCAAGTTATGTTTATGCTTCCAACCAAGGAATTAGACTGTTTTTAGGATTTCGTTACACCATATTTTAAATGATGAAACAAATATTTCTTCTTCTTATTTTCTTCGGAAGTTTGGCTACTTTTTCACAAAAAAAGGAAGACAAATTAAATGTCTATACATTTTCTGAAGCAGAGAAATTACATCAGCAAAAACCAAAACCTATTATTGTTTTTGTTTCTACAGATTGGTGTAAAATTTGTTTTGGAATGCAAAAAACTACTTTTAAAAACGATGAAATTATTCAGCTTTTAAATGAACAATTCTATTTCATAAAATTAAATGGCGAAGAAAAAAAAGACATCACTTTTTTAGGAAAAACATTTGTTTACAAACCTACTGGAACAAATACTGGTGTGCATGAATTAGCAAATGAACTGGCTTTAGTTAACTCTAAAATAAGTTACCCAACAACTGTTATTTTAAACACAGAATTTACGATTGATGTACAAATTCCTAATTATCTAGATAGCACTATGTTTTTAAAAATTATCGAAAAGTATTCCGAAGAAAAAATTTAGTTTTTACAACTCCCAAAGTCTAGGATTCAAAGACCTAAATCCAAAACTATACACAAACCCAATAGAAGGATATACATGAGATTTTTGGCTCTCGAATTTAGATTCAGAAAACTTATACATAACTTGTAAATTCATTCCATATTGTTGCGTAAACCAGAAAGTAGCACCTCCACCAAAATTTAAAGTTGGTGTAAGTTTTGTTGCGCTAATAAAACTTCCTCCCAACAAAACATAGGGCACAACATTGTCTATAGAAGTACCAAAATCGTAACGTAAAGTTCCATCGAAAGTGGTGTATTTTTGTTTATCTCCAACAGCAGTTGCAAAACCAGCATCTAAAACTAATCCTTTAAAAATATATCTAGAAATGTTTAGTCTAGGAGATTGATTTGCCAATTGACCACCAACGACTCTTCCTGCATCTAAAGAATATTTTGCCCCAGCAATACTTACTCCTGCAGTCCATTTATTCTGTTTATTTTGGGCAATAGTTCCAATTGAAAAAGTTAAAAAGAATAACAACACAAAGTTAAAATTGATTCTCATAATTGGAGGATTAGTTCGTTTTATATAAACAGATTGGCCACAAATATATTGTAATCTTCAAGAAATCAAAATAGTAAATGGTTTTTTATTAATGAACTCCTTACATTTGCACAAAAATTAGCACGTTGAGCAAGCAGCACATTGTAAATCAATATCAAAAAACTGCGAATGTTTCGCAGATTGTTACAGCCCTTCAACAAGAAAAAAACCATTTTCAAATATCGAACTTGGTTGGTTCTTCGTTGTCTTTTGTTATTTCCGAAACTTTTAAAAAAGCAGACAAACCATATCTTTTAATATTTAATGATAAAGAAGAAGCTGCTTATTATTTAAATGATTTAGAGCAACTTTTAGGAGATAAAAATGTGCTTTTTTATCCAGGATCATACAGAAGACCTTATCAAATTGAAGAAATAGATAATGCCAATATATTATTACGTTCAGAGGTTTTAAATAGAATAAACTCTAGAAAAAAACCAGTAATAATAGTAACATATCCAACTGCCCTTTTCGAAAAAGTAGTTACCAAAAAAGAGTTAGAAAAAAATACTTTAAAAGTTACTGTTGGCGAAAATTTGTCTTTAGATTTTGTAAACGAAATTTTATTTGAGTACAAGTTTAAACGAGTAGATTTTGTAACAGAACCAGGAGATTTCTCTGTTCGTGGAGGAATTATAGATGTTTTTTCGTTTTCTAATGACGAGCCATACAGAATTGAATTTTTTGGAGATGAAATTGATAGTATTCGTTCTTTTGATGTAGAAACGCAACTTTCTAAAGAAAAGATGAAGAAGGTTTCTATAATGCCAAATGTAGAAAATAAAACTTTACAAGAAAGTAGAGAAAGTTTCTTAAAATATATTGCTGATAAAACGGTTATTTTTACAAAAAACCTTGATTTATTGGCAGGAAATTTAGATAAATTCTATCAAAAAGCAGAAGAAGCTTTTAACGATTTATCTAAAGAAATAAAACATGCAAAACCTGCTGAATTATTTTGTGATGGAACCTATATAAAAAACCAAATTGAAGAATTTTCTTTGGTGAATTTTGGAAATCAAAATAAAGAAAATGCCGAAATTAGTTTTAACACAATTTCTCAACCTTCATTTAACAAACAGTTTAATTTATTAATTGCAAATTTAGAAGAATATCATAAAGCTGGTTTTACCAATTATATTTTTTGCGCAAACGACCAACAAGCAAAACGTTTTCATGATATTTTTGATGATGCAGATGAAGATGTCCATTACGAAACTGTTGTTTTTCCATTATACCAAGGTTTTGTAGATGTAGACAATAAATTAGTTTGTTATACAGATCATCAAATTTTTGAACGTTATCATAAATTCAGATTAAAAAATGGTTATGCAAAAAAACAGGCCATTACTCTTCAAGAATTAAATAAACTAGAAATTGGCGATTATGTAACACACATGGATCATGGAATTGGAAAATTTGGTGGTTTACAAAAAATTGATGTTCAAGGTAAAAAGCAAGAAGCCATTAAATTGGTTTATGGCGAACGTGATATTTTATACGTGAGCATTCACTCGCTTCATAAGATTTCTAAATTCAATGGAAAAGATGGGAAAG
This genomic window contains:
- a CDS encoding metal-dependent transcriptional regulator is translated as MFTLSEENYLKAIYHLQLETDKGISTNAIAEKLQTKASSVTDMIKKLSDKKVVVYKKYKGVTLTKLGKKTGANVVRKHRLWEVFLVEKLNFSWDEVHEVAEQLEHIKSSKLINQLDSFLGFPTHDPHGDPIPDEEGNLKTIEKSLLSTLSKNESGVCVGVDDSSSEFLQFLDKKGITLGKQITILEKEEFDNSLSILVEGKKLSISNKIANNLYIKKS
- a CDS encoding UvrD-helicase domain-containing protein, which encodes MHQPSTFQVYNASAGSGKTFTLVKEYLKILLNSEDIFRFQKILAITFTNKAAGEMKERVLENLEEFSEGKENDLFKIIIEEISVDKETIQERSKKILDAILQNYSAFSITTIDSFTHKIIKNFAYDLGLPLNFEVEMDAVSLLNEAVDLLISKIGTDEKLTKLLIDYSLDKTDDDKSWDISRDLNDFARILLNEDDNKHFRKLANKKLDDFTNLKSKLFTHQKELKESLKEVGQNCMNLINSAGLETKDFMRGTLPKFFIDLSEKSVNIDYIKRSETIEKAIGNNQYYTKTAKPEISNSIDAIVPQIIGFFRESQEIYQQFLMNKLALKSIIPLAVLNNINAELDSIKEENNIRLNAEFNQLISDNIKDQPAPFIYERIGQRFMHYFIDEMQDTSVLQWQNLIPLIDNALAQENSNLMLVGDGKQAIYRWRGGKAEQFINLGSETENGINPFQIKKEIKELETNFRSFSEVIDFNNSFFQHSSKFLQNEAYEKLFFEGNQQKENPKKGGFVSLSFLEKEEDKEDDKLKYPKKVFDKIKELENDFSLDEICILTRTKKDGVAVANYLSEKGINIISSETLLLQNDVKVNFIVNVLQVLQHPNDEESRFEMLYFLYEHLQLDEPKHQFLKTFAKSANATIFQTLKKYGVSFEISTFHQLPFYEKIEEIVRGFRLVKSSDAYVQFFLDVGLEQQRKGTNVQDFLDFWELKKDKLSIVAPESANAVQVMTIHKSKGLEFPVVIFPCNVDIYHQINPKVWLDELPESYTNFQELLVPYNRDLSYVNAKGLEIFNSQREALELDNFNLLYVALTRAVEQLHIITDKKLVGKNKEEDLKFYSGFFINYLKEKSLWNDELLEYSFGDKNRVSKKKENSSVAEIHQKFTATPWKEHNIVLLASASKLWGTLQGEAIDYGNLLHEIFSKIKTNHQIEEVVSSYEQHGVLDENETKLIKEKVVNVINHPKLSFYYSDEVTVFNEREIVTADNQIIIPDRLVFNSNNEVTIIDYKTGVSSEKYHQQLKNYESVLKSMYFKVDKKLLIYINDEIDVVEV
- a CDS encoding ZIP family metal transporter, whose translation is MSTFDQLVEFGKEHPILAALYASLFTWGLTAAGAALVFFFKKLNRAVLDGMLGFTGGVMVAASFWSLLAPAIENSPGEGFVKVLPAAIGFGLGALSLFGMDKILPHLHINFKESEAEGVKTELHRSTLLVLAITLHNIPEGLAVGVLFGAASTLVGVEQTEMIIAAISLAIGIGIQNFPEGFAVAMPLRRQGVSRLKSFWYGQLSAVVEPVAAVLGALAVSFFTPILPYALAFAAGAMIFVVVEEVIPETQRDKYTDIATLGFIGGFIVMMSLDVGLG
- a CDS encoding OmpA family protein, which produces MKRLKLAVIALFALVTVSNVNAQDENNPWVVGFGLNNVDFYNGDDFSDQIKDLLGNKDWNVLPSISRISVDKYLEKGFSLQLAGSLNKIETVVTENDSDFLYWGLDAIVKYDVNNLVGDTGWFDPYVYLGGGYTSVDSSGEGMLNAGLGFNTWFSDNLGLNFQTGTKKGFADKVRAHYQTTLGLVIKFGGKDTDGDGVYDKDDACPEVAGLKEFNGCPDADGDGIKDSDDACPNVAGLAAMNGCPDSDGDGVADKDDMCPNDKGTKANKGCPDSDGDGVINKNDKCPNVAGPMSNGGCPWPDTDGDGVLDKDDKCPSVAGPASNNGCPKPVITAEDETLMGEVAKAIFFNVGKSSFKPGVTSKLNEAVKVMNNNPQATFVIEGHTDSSGSAPLNLRLSEKRAIAVRDYLVKQGVKTTRLEAIGYGEGDPVATNKTRAGRAQNRRVVIKVTNKK
- a CDS encoding TonB-dependent receptor yields the protein MKISYLFFFGIISTYAQNNSVSGKVISNEEVLPFVNIYLKNTKLGTATNEKGYFELKKIPNGTYTIVASSVGFKSKSARIILSGNEKITKNFNLNENSSLEEIVISGTLKPVTKSNSPVPVEVYSKTFFKKNPTTSIFESMQNVNGVRPQLNCNVCNTGDIHINGLEGPYTFVLIDGMPIVSGLSTVYGLTGIPQALIERVEVVKGPASTLYGSEAVGGIINIITKKPSNAPILSTDILTSSWGEVNTDIGLRYKISEKTQGLLGINYFNYQNRIDNNKDGFTDLTLQNRISIFNKVNIERKSNKIFTIAGRFVYEDRWGGEMDWERKFRGTDIKYGESIYTNRWETFGTYELPTSENINFQFSANGHYQNSFYGTDAYDAEQVIGFGQFVYNKQIAEKHDLLLGLAYRYTFYDDNTFATFENDGITNKPSITHLPGVFIQDEIALNTQNKLLLGARWDYNSLHGSIFSPRINYKWNSKDKSDIFRASVGNGFRVANVFTEDHAALTGAREVEFDGELDPETSWNANINYVKKINTENAFITLDGSAFYTYFNNRILPDYETDPNKIIYANLEGFSVSKGISLNTDITFTNGLSLNAGATLMDVSITENGIKTRQLLTESFSGVWSISYKFNYNFSIDYTGNVYGPMRLPLISKTDPRDANSPWFSIQNIQLTKKFTNSWELYGGVKNLLNFTPASNSIARSFDPFDKDVVFDANGQATATPNNPNALTFDPSYVYASNQGIRLFLGFRYTIF
- the kbl gene encoding glycine C-acetyltransferase, with translation MYGKIKNTLNRELQEIKDAGLYKSERIITSSQDAVIKISTGEEVINFCANNYLGLSNNPEVIQAAKDTLDSHGFGMSSVRFICGTQDIHKKLEQKIADFYTTEDTILYAAAFDANGGVFEPLLTKEDAIISDSLNHASIIDGVRLCKSARYRYNNNDMHSLEEQLIEANKQNHRFKIIVTDGVFSMDGIVAKLDEICDLADKYDALVMVDECHATGFIGKTGRGTVELKNVMDRVDIVTGTLGKALGGAMGGYTTGKKEIIEILRQRSRPYLFSNSLAPAIVGASLKVFDLISNDTTLRDKLEWNTNYFRTEMEKAGFDLVGADAAIVPVMLYDAQLSQTMANKLLEEGIYVIGFFFPVVPKEKARIRVQLSAAHTQEHLDKAISAFKKVGKELSVI
- a CDS encoding thioredoxin family protein, with translation MMKQIFLLLIFFGSLATFSQKKEDKLNVYTFSEAEKLHQQKPKPIIVFVSTDWCKICFGMQKTTFKNDEIIQLLNEQFYFIKLNGEEKKDITFLGKTFVYKPTGTNTGVHELANELALVNSKISYPTTVILNTEFTIDVQIPNYLDSTMFLKIIEKYSEEKI